A DNA window from Nycticebus coucang isolate mNycCou1 chromosome 1, mNycCou1.pri, whole genome shotgun sequence contains the following coding sequences:
- the C1H4orf36 gene encoding uncharacterized protein C4orf36 homolog: MAYGLPRKNTVKNIFRGSCFKVQEPWDLALLTKSWYTNLATIKLPFLEEIAFGSPIKLACHKAKGNGFLPSAESIKLEREYELKRLNELKHEKDASEEMQLSLRESQAGLRRPLPLWGQSSCNQICTLLPPLKRDEGL; the protein is encoded by the exons ATGGCGTACGGCTTGCCAAGAAAGAACACAGTGAAAAACATTTTCCGGGGCAGTTGCTTTAAggt ACAGGAACCATGGGATCTCGCACTGCTTACAAAGAGTTGGTACACAAACCTAGCCACCATCAAGTTGCCTTTCTTGGAAGAAATTGCATTTGGTAGCCCTATAAAGCTTGCGTGTCATAAGGCCAAGGGGAATGGTTTCCTCCCTTCAGCAGAAT ccaTCAAACTTGAAAGGGAATATGAACTGAAGCGCCTGAATGAACTTAAACATGAAAAAGATGCATCTGAGGAAATGCAACTTAGCCTACGGGAAAGTCAAGCTGGTTTGAGGAGACCTCTTCCACTTTGGGGACAATCATCTTGTAATCAAATCTGTACTCTGCTTCCTCCATTAAAAAGGGATGAGGGTCTCTGA